A part of Aestuariirhabdus haliotis genomic DNA contains:
- a CDS encoding Gfo/Idh/MocA family protein codes for MTVKIALLGVGNMGRNHLRVLSILKDVEVTCIFDFNEAELKSLSKEYSVPYTMDARKAISGVDAVVIVTPTNTHFDYFNLCVGKVKNIFIEKPLATTLEKALEIKALAKQHGTFVQCGFIERFNPVVVELKNVVDHEKVINADFTRTNRLSSRITDVDVVLDLMIHDIDLALYLNGPVKSVVAHGTKENKLVAFSSALLCHENGSLSRILASRMTEKKIRSIHVTTDNSYIDAELVRKELVVHRQSTATQEVGKPYMVSSLEQQLVVKPQEALLMEHQSFIAACQGRVSEDLPGIESGVESLRISELILEQIHNA; via the coding sequence ATGACCGTAAAAATTGCACTGTTGGGTGTTGGCAATATGGGCAGAAATCATCTTCGTGTTCTCAGTATTCTGAAGGATGTTGAAGTGACCTGCATCTTCGATTTTAATGAGGCAGAACTTAAGAGTTTATCGAAAGAGTATTCTGTCCCCTATACCATGGATGCAAGAAAAGCTATTTCTGGTGTTGATGCCGTAGTGATTGTGACGCCAACGAATACTCATTTTGACTACTTTAATTTGTGTGTGGGTAAAGTAAAAAATATATTCATTGAAAAGCCTTTAGCGACAACGTTAGAAAAAGCTTTAGAGATAAAGGCTTTAGCTAAACAGCATGGAACCTTTGTTCAATGCGGCTTTATAGAGCGTTTTAATCCTGTTGTAGTGGAACTAAAAAATGTCGTTGATCACGAGAAGGTTATTAACGCAGACTTTACTCGAACCAATCGTTTAAGTAGTCGTATTACTGATGTTGATGTTGTACTTGATCTTATGATTCACGATATTGACCTGGCTCTTTACTTAAATGGGCCTGTGAAAAGTGTGGTGGCGCATGGTACTAAAGAAAATAAGTTAGTTGCATTTTCATCTGCGTTACTCTGTCACGAAAATGGATCATTATCTCGTATTTTGGCGAGTCGTATGACAGAGAAAAAAATACGTAGTATTCATGTGACTACTGATAATTCATATATTGACGCTGAATTGGTAAGAAAAGAACTAGTCGTTCACAGGCAATCAACAGCTACACAGGAGGTGGGAAAGCCCTATATGGTGTCTTCATTGGAGCAACAATTGGTCGTAAAGCCTCAAGAAGCATTATTGATGGAGCACCAATCATTTATAGCGGCCTGTCAAGGACGGGTTAGTGAAGATCTTCCGGGGATAGAGAGTGGGGTAGAGTCATTGCGAATAAGTGAACTGATTTTGGAGCAAATTCATAATGCTTAG
- a CDS encoding GDP-mannose 4,6-dehydratase, whose amino-acid sequence MLRDQCSGKTVLITGGAGFIGSHLADRLLNDGAKQVVIVDNLFLGSEKNIESAVGKGAVFYNEDIEYAASLDYIFERHSIDIVFNLATKALNYSFINPGNAFTTNVAGVINLLELQRKGKFKTLCHFSTSEVYGTAVYEPMDEAHPKAPTTTYAAGKAAADLAVESYVNMFNIDAFIVRPFNNYGPRQNYKGLLAGIIPITAWRIHNGVSPELHGEGEQSRDFIFVHDTVDAVIKLFRVLPAGESVNISTDNCCTIKDLLDRVIIYYGYKGPILKKKARGADVLTHNASNQKVKSLIEYDLTSFDDGLAKTLDWYRSEFNVGK is encoded by the coding sequence ATGCTTAGAGATCAATGTTCAGGAAAAACTGTTTTGATTACTGGCGGTGCTGGGTTTATAGGAAGCCATCTTGCGGATCGCTTATTGAATGACGGGGCTAAACAAGTTGTTATTGTTGATAATCTTTTTTTAGGCTCAGAAAAAAATATAGAAAGTGCTGTTGGTAAGGGTGCGGTTTTTTATAATGAAGATATAGAATACGCAGCTAGTCTGGATTATATTTTTGAACGCCACAGTATCGATATAGTATTTAATCTGGCAACAAAGGCTCTTAATTATTCATTTATTAATCCTGGTAATGCGTTCACGACAAACGTGGCAGGTGTTATTAATCTATTAGAATTGCAGCGTAAGGGGAAATTTAAAACGCTGTGCCATTTTTCAACATCGGAAGTGTACGGGACGGCAGTCTACGAACCGATGGACGAAGCACACCCCAAAGCACCGACAACTACCTATGCGGCTGGTAAAGCGGCAGCGGATCTGGCTGTTGAAAGTTATGTCAATATGTTCAATATCGATGCTTTCATAGTACGACCTTTTAATAACTACGGGCCACGGCAAAATTATAAAGGATTACTAGCGGGTATCATTCCGATTACTGCTTGGCGAATCCATAATGGTGTAAGTCCTGAACTTCATGGGGAAGGTGAGCAAAGTCGCGATTTTATCTTTGTACACGATACCGTTGACGCTGTAATTAAGTTATTTCGAGTATTACCAGCAGGTGAGAGTGTCAATATATCTACTGATAACTGCTGCACAATCAAAGATTTGCTGGACAGAGTAATCATTTATTATGGTTATAAAGGCCCTATTCTAAAGAAGAAAGCCCGCGGTGCGGATGTCTTGACGCATAATGCAAGTAATCAAAAAGTTAAATCCTTAATCGAGTATGATCTGACGTCTTTTGATGATGGGCTGGCTAAAACGCTGGACTGGTATCGTTCAGAATTTAACGTGGGTAAATAG
- a CDS encoding DegT/DnrJ/EryC1/StrS family aminotransferase — translation MNDFIKLIKPYIAFDEVSSELKDIFDSGQLTKGKHVEKLVGSLKEYTGAKHAFLTTSATTALTLCLKALGIKSGDKVAVSDFSFPATANVVEDLGATPVFVDVDKLTYNMLVKDLRKKLDSSVKAVIFVDALGNPSGLIEIKEVCQEFGIPLVEDAACGLGSSVDGAKVGAIADMTCFSFHPRKLLTTGEGGAILTNSDKYAEWLRVKLNHGASGIKGKGMNFVDFGYNYRMSEIQALLGWKQIMKLDSIVVSRNAIASEYEKLLGPLGFKRQACAEGVYHNIQSLVFTVPDDGSRDQVIDALSEQMIESTLGTYCLSATTYYKKRYGMVQSNALWLENNTITLPCYEGVVVKRVVSVIRDFSSS, via the coding sequence ATGAACGATTTTATTAAGTTAATTAAACCTTATATTGCGTTTGACGAAGTTTCTTCTGAATTGAAGGATATATTCGATTCTGGCCAGTTAACTAAGGGAAAACATGTTGAAAAGTTAGTTGGTAGTCTCAAAGAGTATACAGGTGCTAAGCATGCGTTTTTAACCACTTCTGCAACCACAGCTTTAACCCTTTGTTTGAAAGCTCTTGGCATTAAGTCAGGTGATAAAGTTGCTGTGTCTGATTTTTCATTTCCAGCCACGGCGAATGTGGTTGAAGATCTGGGGGCGACGCCAGTCTTTGTTGATGTTGATAAACTAACGTATAACATGCTCGTTAAAGATTTGCGTAAAAAGCTGGATTCTTCGGTTAAGGCTGTTATTTTTGTTGATGCACTTGGTAATCCCAGTGGGTTAATTGAGATTAAGGAGGTTTGTCAGGAATTTGGTATACCTCTCGTAGAAGATGCTGCATGCGGTCTAGGTAGTTCTGTTGATGGTGCTAAGGTTGGTGCAATTGCTGATATGACTTGCTTCAGTTTTCATCCACGTAAGCTATTAACTACTGGAGAAGGCGGTGCAATCCTTACCAATAGTGATAAATATGCTGAGTGGCTCAGAGTTAAATTAAACCATGGTGCATCCGGAATTAAAGGTAAGGGTATGAATTTTGTGGATTTCGGATACAACTACCGAATGAGTGAAATTCAAGCGTTATTAGGTTGGAAGCAAATTATGAAGCTAGACTCGATTGTTGTAAGCCGAAATGCAATAGCTTCTGAATATGAAAAACTGTTGGGGCCTCTAGGCTTCAAGCGACAAGCATGTGCTGAGGGTGTGTACCATAATATACAGTCCCTTGTTTTTACAGTGCCGGATGACGGCAGTCGTGATCAAGTCATTGATGCCCTTTCGGAGCAAATGATTGAATCGACACTTGGTACCTACTGCTTGAGCGCAACAACATATTACAAGAAGCGTTATGGGATGGTTCAGTCCAATGCGCTATGGTTGGAAAACAATACAATTACTTTACCCTGTTATGAAGGGGTTGTTGTGAAGCGGGTTGTTAGTGTTATTCGGGATTTTTCTTCGAGCTGA
- a CDS encoding LbetaH domain-containing protein, with amino-acid sequence MKKVVILGGYGDGLVAIQIVKDMFKSGSNIEVIGFLNDSLDVGEEISGLPVLGGTDSWKKLSDDVMFHVCLHKVGQMEVRSTLMESFHIPDERLCSIVHPSAVIADDVILGAGVLIASCVTVQPASAIGKCSTIRAGANVGHDVNIGDYCYLGPNATLCGRSTLDEGAHVGPGSVVVDQIKVGKFSVIGAGSVALRNAEMCSVWMGSPARRVK; translated from the coding sequence GTGAAAAAAGTTGTGATATTGGGCGGGTATGGTGATGGTCTGGTTGCAATACAGATTGTTAAAGATATGTTCAAATCTGGTTCGAATATTGAGGTGATAGGATTTCTTAATGATAGTCTGGATGTTGGGGAGGAGATCAGTGGCTTGCCAGTCTTAGGTGGGACAGATTCCTGGAAAAAATTGAGTGACGATGTGATGTTTCATGTTTGTTTGCATAAGGTAGGGCAGATGGAAGTACGAAGCACATTGATGGAATCGTTTCACATTCCTGATGAAAGGTTGTGTAGCATTGTGCACCCTTCCGCCGTGATTGCAGATGATGTGATCTTGGGCGCTGGAGTTTTGATAGCGTCGTGTGTGACAGTGCAACCCGCTAGTGCTATTGGGAAATGCTCAACTATCAGGGCGGGAGCTAATGTAGGTCATGATGTGAATATTGGTGATTACTGCTATTTAGGGCCAAACGCAACCTTATGCGGCCGTTCAACCCTTGATGAGGGTGCACATGTTGGTCCTGGTTCTGTTGTTGTTGATCAAATCAAAGTAGGCAAGTTTTCTGTGATAGGTGCCGGTTCTGTTGCTTTGAGGAATGCAGAGATGTGTAGTGTCTGGATGGGTAGCCCTGCAAGGCGAGTTAAATAA
- a CDS encoding ketoacyl-ACP synthase III has translation MIGIKGVASFLPENCIDNITQALRFGESEDFIQKKIGARKLPRKTGGDDTSDLVVYAVEALFKKYPALKRENIDALVVVTQNGDGEGLPHTAAIAQEKLGLSTSVAAFDISLGCSGYVYGLYVLKGFMEAVGFRNAVLVTADPYSKVIDDGDRVTALLFGDASTATWLGLDAEWELGPSHFGTDGSGSDYLQVKEQRLQMNGRQVYNFAALRVAPHIEELLKTANLSAGDIDAYCLHQGSMAILEAISRRFPEIKERFVKDMCHTGNTVSSSIPLLLEDRLGLEEWNRIIISGFGVGLSWASALLIKNRRKQ, from the coding sequence GTGATAGGGATTAAGGGTGTTGCGAGTTTTCTTCCTGAAAATTGCATTGACAATATAACTCAGGCTCTCAGGTTTGGGGAGAGTGAAGATTTTATTCAGAAAAAAATCGGCGCTCGAAAGCTTCCTAGAAAAACAGGTGGCGATGATACTTCGGATTTAGTTGTTTATGCAGTTGAAGCATTATTCAAAAAATATCCAGCTCTTAAGCGAGAAAATATTGATGCTTTAGTCGTAGTTACCCAGAATGGCGATGGTGAGGGGTTGCCTCATACGGCAGCTATTGCCCAGGAAAAGCTTGGCCTATCTACCAGTGTGGCAGCTTTTGATATTTCATTAGGGTGCTCCGGATATGTCTATGGATTGTATGTGCTTAAAGGTTTTATGGAAGCTGTAGGTTTTAGAAACGCTGTTTTAGTGACGGCAGATCCTTATTCAAAGGTGATTGACGATGGCGATAGAGTGACAGCATTGTTGTTTGGTGATGCGTCAACAGCTACCTGGTTAGGGCTGGATGCTGAATGGGAACTTGGCCCTTCCCATTTTGGTACGGATGGTAGCGGATCAGATTATTTGCAGGTTAAAGAGCAGCGTTTACAGATGAATGGTCGTCAGGTCTATAACTTTGCTGCTTTGCGTGTTGCACCCCATATTGAGGAGTTACTAAAAACAGCAAATCTATCTGCAGGTGATATAGATGCGTACTGCTTACATCAAGGAAGTATGGCAATTTTGGAAGCGATAAGTCGACGCTTTCCAGAGATCAAAGAAAGATTTGTTAAAGATATGTGTCATACGGGGAATACGGTTTCTTCGTCTATCCCTCTTTTGTTAGAAGATCGCTTGGGGCTGGAAGAATGGAATCGAATTATCATTAGTGGTTTTGGTGTTGGTTTGTCTTGGGCTAGTGCTTTATTGATTAAAAATAGGAGAAAACAGTGA
- a CDS encoding phosphopantetheine-binding protein, whose amino-acid sequence MITPENVREAMSRTGVNIDISKIPDEGNLTEHGLDSLDIYDLILEMQEVTGLEVPDDDVEKLNSINNIVSYFS is encoded by the coding sequence GTGATAACACCTGAAAATGTTCGTGAGGCAATGTCGAGAACTGGAGTCAATATAGATATTAGTAAGATTCCTGATGAGGGTAATTTGACTGAACATGGACTGGATAGCTTAGATATCTACGATCTAATTTTGGAGATGCAGGAAGTTACTGGGCTGGAAGTGCCTGATGATGATGTAGAAAAATTAAACAGTATCAACAATATTGTAAGTTATTTTTCTTAA
- a CDS encoding glycosyltransferase gives MRIFHGLTNIAGIGGYLAAYQQEQGFDSKLYVLTPNKFYDNHDLVVCERIGKIRCGRHIAKIFFFFWSFWRFDVYNFYFGETLLPFSVDLPILRLLKKKVVMIYCGSDVRLTEIERSRNEFWDLVAPQFVGMMDDPCRDPYKKIMMRWQGFWCNKVIAPRNLYAPVSLMISNDKIVSDLWVHNLGFTDAVDTAEVVDLNDERKNLRVVHLPTSPLLKGTSYFRQAVDELKNEGLVFDYVEVTGVEHAEALKQVFRADIILDQILMGGFGSLSIEGMSFGKPVVCYLLESVKDKHCPDCPVVSATILTVKGKLKELLLSKDLRLQLGVEGKAFVNKYLDSKLINERVLDLYKDLYRA, from the coding sequence GTGAGAATATTTCATGGCTTGACAAATATAGCTGGTATAGGCGGCTACTTGGCTGCGTATCAACAGGAGCAAGGTTTTGATTCTAAGTTGTATGTATTAACGCCCAACAAATTTTATGATAATCATGATCTAGTTGTATGTGAGAGGATAGGTAAAATTCGTTGTGGTCGACACATTGCTAAAATTTTTTTCTTCTTTTGGTCTTTTTGGCGATTTGATGTTTATAACTTTTACTTTGGTGAAACCTTGCTACCGTTTTCTGTTGATTTGCCAATCCTGCGGTTGCTGAAAAAAAAGGTGGTGATGATCTATTGTGGGAGCGATGTTCGGCTTACAGAGATAGAGCGTTCTCGTAATGAGTTTTGGGACCTGGTAGCCCCTCAGTTTGTCGGAATGATGGATGATCCGTGTCGAGATCCATATAAAAAAATCATGATGAGATGGCAAGGATTTTGGTGCAATAAAGTTATTGCTCCTAGAAACTTATATGCCCCTGTCTCTCTTATGATTAGTAACGATAAGATTGTTAGTGATTTATGGGTTCATAATTTAGGGTTTACAGATGCAGTTGATACGGCTGAGGTAGTTGATTTAAATGATGAGCGAAAAAACTTACGTGTGGTTCATTTGCCAACATCGCCTTTGTTGAAAGGGACGAGCTATTTTAGACAGGCCGTTGATGAGCTAAAAAACGAGGGCTTGGTTTTTGATTATGTTGAAGTCACGGGTGTGGAGCATGCTGAAGCCCTAAAACAGGTTTTTCGCGCCGATATTATTCTAGACCAAATTTTGATGGGAGGGTTTGGGTCGTTATCTATTGAGGGGATGAGCTTTGGTAAGCCCGTGGTTTGCTATTTACTTGAGTCGGTAAAAGATAAACATTGTCCTGATTGTCCGGTTGTTAGTGCAACAATCTTAACAGTTAAAGGGAAGCTTAAAGAGTTGTTGCTGAGTAAAGACCTTCGTTTGCAATTAGGGGTTGAAGGCAAGGCTTTTGTTAATAAGTATCTTGACTCAAAACTGATTAATGAACGCGTTCTCGATCTATACAAAGATCTCTATCGTGCTTAA
- a CDS encoding oligosaccharide flippase family protein, whose amino-acid sequence MLKSFFKDSVIYTIPSVLSRGISLLLIPFYTRVLDPADYGALDLLLVFLGLINLTVALEVSQGLARFYSSVTDQVSKGLYASTSFWFAFFCYLFFLILMYLFSDHISYWIFGSKEYETFFIIGIFYIFLNGIFYMIQNQLRWELRSVSYGVVSILYSVLSASAAVTLVVAGDMKVEGVLWGMLFGALISCVYGLWTLRNSYRFQFDIVKLREMLLFSLPLVPSGLAVFSMQYIDRLMINHYLSLGDVGIYGMGYRMASVVGLLMVGFQMSLTPLVYANFEKPEVPHHLAIIFRIFLALALLFFSFISIFVSEILGFLVAPAYHSASVIIVFLVPALLLFNMYVFFPGISIAKKNHLKIFIYCAGLVVGIFFNVLLIPFVGVVGAGISTLISYGVVFTAYVVLSQKFYPVPHEGVKLTTAVLLVGLIVTALSWFDPNVLVKTIFMALVLIVLFATNLFRFSEIQQLYSYVLRRGGGDC is encoded by the coding sequence GTGCTTAAGTCATTTTTCAAAGATAGTGTGATTTATACGATCCCTTCTGTGCTAAGTCGTGGGATTTCATTGTTATTAATTCCCTTCTATACGAGGGTTCTTGATCCTGCAGATTATGGTGCGCTAGATTTGTTGCTTGTATTTCTTGGGTTAATAAATCTAACGGTTGCACTGGAAGTATCTCAAGGGCTGGCGAGATTTTATTCTTCCGTAACAGACCAGGTTAGTAAGGGTTTATATGCATCCACTTCATTTTGGTTTGCATTTTTTTGTTATTTATTCTTTTTGATTTTAATGTATTTGTTTTCAGATCATATATCCTATTGGATATTTGGTAGCAAAGAATACGAAACTTTTTTTATAATCGGTATCTTTTACATATTTTTAAATGGAATCTTCTATATGATTCAGAATCAACTTCGTTGGGAGTTGAGAAGCGTAAGTTACGGGGTTGTCAGTATATTGTATTCAGTCCTTTCGGCGTCTGCTGCCGTAACGTTGGTTGTTGCGGGTGATATGAAGGTGGAGGGTGTTTTGTGGGGGATGTTGTTTGGTGCCTTAATTAGTTGTGTCTATGGCCTTTGGACTCTTCGTAATAGTTACCGTTTTCAGTTTGATATTGTGAAATTACGAGAAATGCTTTTGTTTTCACTTCCTTTGGTCCCATCTGGTTTGGCTGTTTTTTCCATGCAATATATTGATCGTCTAATGATTAATCATTATCTTTCATTGGGAGATGTGGGTATTTATGGGATGGGGTATAGGATGGCCAGCGTCGTTGGTCTGTTAATGGTAGGTTTTCAGATGTCACTTACCCCGTTGGTTTATGCGAATTTTGAAAAGCCAGAAGTGCCTCATCATTTGGCAATTATATTTCGTATTTTTTTGGCGTTGGCTTTATTGTTTTTTTCTTTTATTTCAATTTTTGTTTCGGAGATATTGGGGTTCTTGGTGGCTCCAGCCTATCATTCTGCATCTGTCATAATCGTTTTTTTGGTTCCTGCTTTGCTTCTTTTTAATATGTATGTTTTTTTTCCGGGAATAAGTATAGCAAAAAAAAACCATTTGAAGATTTTCATATATTGCGCTGGGCTTGTCGTGGGTATTTTTTTTAATGTGTTGTTAATTCCTTTTGTGGGGGTTGTTGGTGCGGGGATATCGACTTTGATTTCCTATGGGGTTGTTTTTACTGCCTATGTTGTTTTAAGTCAAAAATTTTACCCTGTTCCCCATGAAGGAGTAAAGTTGACAACTGCTGTTCTCTTGGTGGGCTTGATTGTTACTGCTTTATCTTGGTTTGATCCTAATGTTTTAGTAAAAACAATATTTATGGCGTTAGTGTTAATTGTTCTATTTGCAACGAATTTGTTTCGTTTCTCTGAGATTCAGCAGTTATATTCTTATGTGTTGAGGAGGGGGGGGGGGGATTGTTGA
- the asnB gene encoding asparagine synthase (glutamine-hydrolyzing), with product MCGIAGGSWSNNSNGIQKKLNDALDLMKNRGPDDQGFELDSFANGVVGLGHSRLSIIDLSPAGHQPMHSNDHSITIVFNGEIYNYRELRAELESHGHDFCSGSDTEVLLQAWQQWGEACLLRLVGMFAFVVFDRVKGTLTCVRDAFGIKPFFYTMENGAMLFASEMSAIKALKSEKVDLDWQTAYEYLVYGDYDSSQRSFLDGVFHLMPGHIITFDLNKRELSQPECWWQPDITESTTLSFEEAANQLRELFLDSVRMHLRSDVPIGAALSGGVDSSAIVCAMRFIDPDLPINTFSYIARGSSLSEEKWVDHINTYVGADIHKVEVSGSELAADLDEMIRSQGEPFMSTSIYAQYRVFRLARESGVTVTLDGQGADELLAGYSGYPGQRVRSLIENGRFISAFMFLNNWAKWPGRNKLDGIKRSIGEFLGGRLYDFSRKLVGKPGIPLWIDEKPLIEKGLSLRFPLQAFSGRIFGRRVMSELALSLTRRGIPGLLRHGDRNSMRFSVESRVPFLTIEMANFLLSLPESYLISEKGETKHIFRAAMRGIVPDDILDRKDKVGFETPEHEWLLSVSGTIREWLSVDLNLPFLNQKVVLEEFDLVVSGEKKSSPYIWRWINFSRWYHIFILE from the coding sequence ATGTGTGGAATAGCCGGTGGTTCATGGTCGAATAACTCTAATGGAATCCAAAAGAAACTTAATGATGCGCTGGACTTAATGAAGAACCGGGGTCCAGATGATCAGGGTTTTGAATTAGATTCTTTTGCTAATGGTGTAGTGGGGCTTGGACACTCTCGGTTATCAATTATTGATTTGTCACCAGCTGGTCATCAACCTATGCACTCTAATGATCACTCTATCACGATCGTTTTTAATGGTGAAATCTATAATTACCGAGAGTTGCGAGCAGAGCTTGAGTCGCATGGCCATGATTTTTGTTCTGGCTCAGATACGGAAGTTTTATTGCAGGCATGGCAGCAATGGGGGGAGGCATGTTTGCTTCGTTTAGTAGGTATGTTTGCATTTGTCGTTTTTGATCGAGTAAAAGGTACTCTTACATGTGTGCGTGACGCTTTTGGTATAAAACCTTTTTTTTACACTATGGAAAATGGCGCCATGCTTTTTGCGTCTGAAATGTCGGCAATAAAAGCATTAAAAAGTGAAAAGGTGGATCTTGATTGGCAAACCGCCTATGAATATCTAGTTTACGGAGATTACGATAGTAGCCAACGCAGTTTTCTCGATGGCGTATTTCATCTCATGCCAGGTCATATTATAACCTTTGATCTGAATAAGCGTGAATTGTCACAGCCTGAGTGTTGGTGGCAACCAGATATTACTGAATCAACTACATTATCATTTGAGGAGGCTGCTAACCAGCTTCGTGAGCTATTTCTAGATAGTGTCCGTATGCATTTACGTAGCGATGTACCTATAGGCGCTGCACTTTCTGGAGGCGTCGATTCCTCTGCGATAGTTTGTGCAATGCGTTTTATTGATCCTGATTTACCTATAAACACCTTCAGTTATATTGCTCGTGGTAGCTCGCTGTCAGAAGAAAAGTGGGTGGACCATATAAACACTTATGTAGGGGCAGATATACATAAGGTAGAGGTTAGTGGCAGTGAGTTAGCAGCGGATTTGGATGAAATGATTCGTTCTCAGGGTGAACCTTTCATGAGCACTAGTATTTATGCCCAATATCGGGTTTTTCGGTTGGCTAGAGAGAGTGGAGTAACAGTTACGCTTGACGGTCAAGGCGCTGATGAATTGCTTGCAGGGTATAGTGGTTATCCCGGTCAACGAGTCCGGAGTTTGATTGAAAATGGCCGATTCATTAGTGCCTTTATGTTTCTCAATAATTGGGCAAAATGGCCTGGACGTAATAAGCTTGACGGTATTAAGCGTTCTATTGGTGAGTTTCTCGGAGGACGCCTTTATGATTTCTCCCGAAAATTGGTAGGTAAGCCCGGTATTCCTTTGTGGATAGACGAAAAGCCATTGATAGAGAAAGGTTTAAGTTTGCGTTTTCCTCTTCAAGCTTTCTCCGGCCGTATTTTTGGAAGAAGAGTGATGTCTGAGTTAGCATTATCATTGACTCGACGGGGAATACCTGGCTTGCTGCGTCATGGTGATCGTAATTCAATGCGATTTTCGGTAGAAAGTAGAGTCCCATTTTTGACTATCGAAATGGCTAATTTTCTTTTGTCTTTGCCAGAGAGCTATTTGATTTCAGAAAAAGGTGAAACTAAACATATCTTTCGAGCTGCAATGCGAGGTATTGTGCCGGATGACATCCTTGATAGAAAAGATAAAGTTGGATTTGAAACGCCAGAGCACGAATGGTTGTTGTCGGTATCCGGTACTATCCGGGAATGGCTAAGCGTCGATTTGAATCTACCTTTTTTAAACCAAAAGGTTGTGTTGGAAGAGTTTGATTTAGTTGTGTCAGGGGAGAAAAAATCATCTCCTTATATATGGAGGTGGATTAACTTTTCTCGTTGGTATCATATTTTTATTCTTGAATAG
- the wecB gene encoding non-hydrolyzing UDP-N-acetylglucosamine 2-epimerase, producing the protein MTILGARPQFIKAATVSRAIARVSKYSEVIVHTGQHYDSNMSDVFFSELEIPKPAYNLGVGGGSHGQNTGRMLEEIEKILLQEKPSIVLVYGDTDSTLAGALAAVKTHIPIVHVEAGLRSFNRRMPEEINRVLTDHMSDLLLTPTEQAISNLSAEGIVGRTVVNVGDVMFDAALYFGQRAELESDVMDKYGLVSKQFYLATVHRQENTDDEFRLKKIFEGFSKIDQPVVLPLHPRTKNSIHQQDIELPSNIHIIDPQGYIDMVMLEKNACVIVTDSGGIQKEAYFHGVPCVTLRDETEWVELVDMGWNRLASPVDDDFVSIFAQSFRGGQEGLTPYGSGTAAEQVVSALDLLS; encoded by the coding sequence ATGACCATCTTGGGGGCTCGTCCTCAGTTTATAAAAGCAGCCACAGTTTCTCGTGCCATTGCTCGAGTATCAAAGTACTCTGAAGTTATCGTGCATACAGGGCAGCATTATGATTCTAATATGTCCGATGTATTTTTTTCTGAGCTGGAAATACCTAAACCTGCATATAACTTGGGCGTTGGCGGCGGCAGTCACGGTCAGAATACTGGCCGAATGTTAGAAGAAATTGAAAAAATTCTATTGCAAGAAAAACCCAGCATTGTGTTGGTTTATGGAGATACTGATTCTACGTTGGCAGGGGCTCTTGCTGCTGTAAAGACTCATATTCCGATTGTGCACGTTGAAGCAGGGTTGCGATCTTTTAATCGTCGTATGCCTGAGGAAATAAATCGTGTGTTAACTGATCACATGAGTGATCTTCTATTAACTCCTACTGAGCAAGCTATTTCAAATTTGTCAGCAGAAGGAATAGTGGGTCGCACTGTCGTTAATGTTGGTGATGTTATGTTTGACGCTGCACTTTATTTTGGTCAAAGGGCTGAATTAGAGAGTGATGTGATGGATAAGTATGGGCTTGTCTCAAAGCAGTTTTATCTGGCAACAGTGCATAGGCAAGAAAATACAGATGATGAATTTCGGTTGAAGAAAATATTTGAAGGTTTTTCGAAAATTGACCAACCTGTAGTTCTTCCATTGCATCCGAGAACAAAAAACTCTATCCATCAGCAAGACATAGAGTTGCCCTCAAATATTCACATAATTGATCCGCAGGGCTATATAGATATGGTTATGCTTGAAAAAAACGCGTGCGTAATAGTTACAGACTCAGGAGGGATACAAAAAGAAGCGTATTTTCACGGTGTTCCTTGTGTCACGCTGCGTGATGAGACCGAATGGGTTGAACTTGTTGATATGGGGTGGAACCGTTTAGCTTCCCCAGTCGATGATGATTTTGTTAGTATTTTTGCACAAAGTTTTCGTGGTGGCCAAGAAGGTTTAACTCCCTACGGAAGCGGAACAGCTGCCGAACAAGTTGTTTCTGCGCTCGATCTTCTTTCATAG